CGGCATCGATGGCGTAAAGCTCGCGCCGCCGTCGGCGGAATGAAACGCCAGCACCGTGTTGAACCAGCAGCCGAGGCTGTCGGTCACCGAGCAGGTCTTGTGCGTGTCGGCGTGGTATTCCTCATGGACCAGCGCCGCCACGTCGCGGCCGTTCGTCGTCCAGGTCGCGGCGATGTAGCGGCGATCGTCGTAATGCGCGGGGTTGGGGTCGAGGGCGCTGGCGAGCGCTATCTTGCAGTCGAGCTTGAGATGCGTGAGGTCCGGCCCGCGCAGCGGACGGTTCTGGAAGTGCATCGCGAACATCACGACGCGGCCGGAGGCATCGCGGTAGGCGCGCGGATTGATGTCCGGCACATCGATCGGCGCGCAGGCATTGCGCTGCGAGTCGTAGAGGATCGTGTTGTCGCCGGTCGGCGCGAGCGTCGCGTCGGCGTGGGCCGGGGCGGGCAGGGCGGCGAGGGCGAGAATAAGGGCGAGCAGCAAACGATATCGAAGCGCGCGGGCCCTCCTTCTCCCGCTTGCGGGAGAAGGTAGCCCGACGAAGTCGGGTCGGATGAGGGTGGTTCCAGCACACGCTCTCTGCTCGAGTGGCCTTCGCCCGACACCCCTCATCCGACCCCGCTTCGCGGGGCCACCTTCTCCCGCAAGCGGGAGAAGGAGGGGCTGCGGCGACCCCGGCGCGATCAATACGCGTTCTTCGTCTTGACCAGCGAGATCGGCGTCATGAGGAGCACGTAGAGGTCGAGGAAGATCGACCAGTTCTCGATGTAGAAGAGGTCGCACTCGACGCGCTTCTGGATCTTCTCCGACGTGTCGGTCTCGCCGCGCCAGCCGTGGATCTGCGCCCAGCCGGTGATGCCGGGGCGCACGCGGTGGCGGGCGAAGTAGGAGTCGACCACCTCGTCGTAGAGCGCCTCCGCCGCCTTGGCGTGCACCGCGTGCGGACGCGGGCCGACGAGCGACAGGTTGCCCTTGAAGACGACGTTGAAGAGCTGCGGCAGCTCGTCGAGCGACGACTTGCGGATGAAGCGGCCGACGCGGGTTACGCGCGGATCGTTCTTGGTGACGAGCTTGTCGGCCTTGAGATCGAGCTGCTCGGTGTACATCGAGCGGAACTTGAAGACCTCGATCAGCTCGTTGTTGAAGCCGTAGCGCTTCTGGCGGAACAGCACCGGGCCCTTCGAGTCGAGCTTCACGGCGATCGCGACGGCGGCCATCACCGGTGCCAGGGCGATGAGCGCGAGCGCGCCGACGAGCCGGTCGAAGATCGACTTCACGACGATGTCCCACTCGGCCAGCGGCTTGTCGAAGAGGTCGATGACCGGCACCTTGCCGATGTAGGAATAGGCGCGCGGGCGGAACTTCAGCTTGTTCATGTGCGCGGCGAGCCGGATGTCGACGGGCAGCACCCAAAGCTTGCGCAGCATGACGAGAAGGCGCTGCTCGGCCGAGATCGGCAGCGTGAAGATCACGAGATCGAGCGGCGTGTGACGCGCGAAGGCGACGAGGTCGTCGACGTTGCCGAGCTTGGGAAAGCCGGCGACGACATCGGGGGAGCGCTCGTCGGTGCGGTCGTCGAAGATGCCGAAGATGTGCAGGTCCTCGGAGCCTTCTTCCGCGAAGTCCTGCAGGAGTTGCTTCGCCGGCGGGCCGCCGCCGACGATGACCGTGCGGCGCGACAGCTTGCCGGTCCGCGTCAGGTAGTTGGTCACCAAAGCGAGGGCGAAGCGCTCGGCGGTGATGGCGAGGAAGCCGAAGAAGGTCCAGTTGCCGAGCCACGCCTTGTCGAAGATCGCGCCGGTGTCGGCGAGCCAGCAGGCGCCGAAGGTGAGCGCGAAGACGGCGAACCAGGAGACCGAGATGCGCAGGCCGAAGCGGGTCGGCGCGCGCAGCGCCGAGACGCGGTAGCAGCCGAGCGACTGCATCACGATGACGAGCAGCGTCGAGACGAGCGGCAGCGAAAGCAGCGGCAGCACCGAGACGCCGGCGACCGGCACCACGACGACGAGGTAGGTTATGAGGCCGACGGTCATCGTCAGGCCGAGCTCGCCAAGGCGCACGAGGCCTTCGAGGATCGTCGCCGAGATGATGCGGCGCCCGCGGTGCTGGGCCATCATCTCCGCAAGCTCGTTCAGCTGGCGGGCGTGCGGGTTGACGCGACCGGCCGGGGCGGCGGGCGCCACCTCGACGGTTCTGAGGTCATTAGCCGAGAATGCAGCCATCGGGACTCTCGCGGGAA
This Beijerinckiaceae bacterium RH AL1 DNA region includes the following protein-coding sequences:
- a CDS encoding Undecaprenyl-phosphate glucose phosphotransferase (ID:RHAL1_01757;~source:Prodigal:2.6) is translated as MAAFSANDLRTVEVAPAAPAGRVNPHARQLNELAEMMAQHRGRRIISATILEGLVRLGELGLTMTVGLITYLVVVVPVAGVSVLPLLSLPLVSTLLVIVMQSLGCYRVSALRAPTRFGLRISVSWFAVFALTFGACWLADTGAIFDKAWLGNWTFFGFLAITAERFALALVTNYLTRTGKLSRRTVIVGGGPPAKQLLQDFAEEGSEDLHIFGIFDDRTDERSPDVVAGFPKLGNVDDLVAFARHTPLDLVIFTLPISAEQRLLVMLRKLWVLPVDIRLAAHMNKLKFRPRAYSYIGKVPVIDLFDKPLAEWDIVVKSIFDRLVGALALIALAPVMAAVAIAVKLDSKGPVLFRQKRYGFNNELIEVFKFRSMYTEQLDLKADKLVTKNDPRVTRVGRFIRKSSLDELPQLFNVVFKGNLSLVGPRPHAVHAKAAEALYDEVVDSYFARHRVRPGITGWAQIHGWRGETDTSEKIQKRVECDLFYIENWSIFLDLYVLLMTPISLVKTKNAY